Proteins encoded in a region of the Nicotiana tomentosiformis chromosome 9, ASM39032v3, whole genome shotgun sequence genome:
- the LOC104096890 gene encoding U-box domain-containing protein 24-like translates to MAELVPIGTILAVISSQVMKTALAANDVLFEKESFKVLGNYLLDIEPVLKELQLQKLNDSPAARQALESLEADLKKANDLVEKYKNRARFYLLVKCRNIVKEVQEVTRDIGKSLSALSLVNIEVLSGISEEVNRLQNEMQRANFEACQSRLQIVNKLNQGLSDQIHDQEFANNILNEIARAAGIPVEPAEIMKELDNFKKEKEEAAYRKERAEVLFLNQVIELLSRADAARDYEEVRSQYFQRVSIIEGYDPKEEYIQPFKALFCCITGTIMVDPVSLCTGTACERASLQAWFDSGEKTDPETGEELQDLSFRPNLQLRQLIEEWKELNYCIKIRACKGKLISEVDALIKEALAQMQELMKENSINKEWVTIGGLTEIVISKLGSLHNGYLQDKAMITLKDVVEGHARNKDVFVENQGLENVATCYGTDSTISGAAIELIYEVLQDRPGWNLAYCQMLSQQSNAILLLVSFLKSQAGPLAEKVEEILGKLCDEEEENIVKAAREGWYGPLIDRLHHGSASSRMTIVRATLGLELGDEDMKILGEKGVIPPLLEMASGNIVSKELSLSALVKLSSLNCNKMLIAAAGGVPIILKLMISSHVRSIIIAKCCEVLANLSGNGDGVKFLIDETGNQLVLEPVIAYLLAFQQNLTSSDIVRRHALRALLGICQSEAGLVKSAVLSAGGVSVVLPLLDDSNQEIREAAINLLFLFSQHEPEGVVEYLLKPRRLEALVGFLENDNKGDVQMAAAGLLANLPKSETSLREKLIELGGLKAIVNILKTGTMEAKENALSALFRFTDPTNLESQRNVVELGTYPILVTILKANSITAEARAAALLTDLSMRSHELSVGSKKASCFCIGRARAPICPAHGGACTVSKTFCLLEANALPDLVKLLKEKIHATSYEAIQTLSTLVREESPHRGAYVLHKEDAISPIIEVLNWGSESLKGEALGLLEKVFMSREMVDFYGPTARLHLARLTGGRIYEDGHLQRKAARVLLLIDRQSRSSRSLVAGISGL, encoded by the exons ATGGCGGAATTAGTTCCAATTGGGACTATTTTGGCTGTGATTAGCAGTCAAGTAATGAAAACAGCTCTAGCTGCGAACGATGTATTATTTGAGAAGGAGAGTTTTAAGGTTTTGGGAAATTACCTTTTGGACATTGAACCTGTCTTGAAAGAATTGCAGTTACAAAAGTTAAACGATTCGCCTGCTGCAAGGCAAGCTTTGGAATCCCTTGAAGCTGATTTAAAGAAGGCAAATGACTTGGTCGAAAAGTATAAAAACCGAGCCCGTTTCTACTTGCTGGTCAAGTGTAGGAACATTGTCAAGGAGGTACAGGAGGTTACGAGGGACATTGGAAAATCCTTATCCGCGCTATCCCTTGTCAACATTGAAGTCTTGTCGGGGATTTCAGAAGAGGTAAATAGGCTGCAGAATGAGATGCAAAGAGCTAACTTTGAGGCTTGTCAGTCGCGGCTCCAAATTGTTAACAAGTTAAACCAAGGTCTATCCGATCAAATACATGATCAGGAATTTGCGAACAATATTCTCAACGAAATAGCAAGGGCTGCTGGCATACCAGTGGAGCCTGCAGAGATAATGAAAGAGCTGGATAATTTcaagaaagagaaagaagaagctGCTTATAGGAAAGAGAGAGCTGAAGTCTTGTTTCTGAATCAAGTTATTGAGCTGCTCTCTCGAGCCGATGCTGCAAGAGATTATGAGGAAGTCAGAAGCCAGTACTTCCAGAGAGTTAGCATTATCGAGGGATACGACCCTAAAGAAGAATATATTCAGCCATTTAAAGCTTTATTTTGTTGTATAACTGGAACTATAATGGTAGATCCTGTAAGCCTATGCACCGGTACTGCCTGCGAACGAGCGTCTCTTCAAGCTTGGTTCGATTCAGGGGAGAAAACAGATCCCGAAACAGGTGAAGAGCTGCAGGATTTGTCCTTCAGACCAAACCTCCAATTGAGACAATTAATTGAGGAGTGGAAAGAGCTCAACTATTGCATCAAAATCAGGGCTTGCAAGGGGAAATTGATTTCTGAAGTGGATGCATTAATCAAGGAGGCTCTTGCGCAAATGCAAGAACTTATGAAAGAAAATTCAATAAATAAAGAATGGGTGACAATTGGAGGACTCACTGAAATTGTCATCTCCAAGCTTGGCAGTTTGCATAACGGTTATCTGCAAGATAAAGCGATGATTACGTTGAAGGATGTTGTAGAAGGGCATGCTAGAAACAAG GACGTATTCGTTGAGAACCAGGGGCTTGAGAATGTTGCGACATGCTACGGAACAGACTCAACCATTTCAGGCGCTGCAATTGAGCTGATATATGAGGTTCTACAAGACCGGCCTGGTTGGAACTTGGCTTATTGCCAGATGCTTTCTCAGCAGTCCAATGCAATCTTGCTTCTCGTCTCTTTTCTCAAAAGTCAGGCCGGTCCATTAGCTGAGAAAGTAGAAGAAATCTTGGGTAAGCTTTGTGATGAGGAAGAGGAGAACATTGTTAAGGCTGCTCGAGAGGGATGGTATGGACCTCTTATTGATAGGTTGCATCATG GATCAGCATCTTCAAGAATGACAATTGTTAGAGCAACTCTTGGTTTGGAACTCggggatgaagatatgaagatccTTGGGGAGAAAGGCGTGATCCCTCCTCTGCTTGAGATGGCATCTGGAAATATTGTATCAAAAGAACTGTCGTTATCTGCACTTGTGAAGTTATCAAGCTTAAATTGCAATAAGATGCTTATAGCTGCGGCTGGAGGTGTTCCTATCATTTTAAAGCTAATGATTTCATCTCATGTACGTTCAATTATCATCGCTAAGTGCTGTGAAGTTCTTGCTAATCTTTCTGGCAATGGCGATGGAGTTAAGTTCTTGATTGATGAAACTGGAAACCAACTTGTACTAGAGCCTGTAATCGCATACTTGCTGGCTTTTCAGCAGAATCTCACATCCTCGGACATTGTTCGTAGGCATGCTTTACGTGCACTATTAGGAATCTGTCAATCTGAAGCTGGACTAGTCAAGTCAGCAGTTCTCTCTGCTGGTGGTGTTTCAGTGGTACTTCCCCTTCTCGATGATTCGAACCAGGAAATAAGAGAAGCAGCAATAAACCTTCTTTTCCTCTTCTCACAGCACGAGCCAGAGGGGGTCGTTGAGTATCTTCTTAAGCCAAGAAGGTTGGAGGCTTTAGTTGGTTTTCTTGAGAATGATAACAAAGGTGATGTGCAGATGGCTGCAGCCGGTTTACTCGCGAACCTCCCTAAATCAGAAACATCACTCAGAGAGAAACTCATAGAATTAGGTGGACTGAAGGCCATTGTTAACATCTTAAAAACCGGAACCATGGAAGCGAAGGAAAATGCTCTCAGTGCCCTCTTCAGGTTCACAGATCCAACGAATCTCGAGTCTCAACGTAATGTGGTTGAACTTGGAACATATCCTATACTTGTAACTATTCTCAAAGCTAATTCAATAACTGCAGAAGCAAGAGCAGCAGCACTCTTAACTGATCTATCAATGCGCAGTCATGAACTCAGTGTCGGATCCAAGAAAGCTTCTTGTTTCTGTATTGGCCGAGCACGTGCTCCTATCTGTCCTGCACATGGGGGTGCCTGTACTGTGAGCAAAACATTTTGTCTATTAGAGGCAAATGCATTGCCTGATCTGGTTAAACTTTTAAAAGAAAAGATACACGCCACGTCTTATGAGGCGATTCAAACGCTCTCAACTTTGGTTAGAGAAGAGTCTCCTCATAGAGGAGCTTATGTGCTGCACAAGGAAGATGCAATCTCACCAATAATAGAAGTTCTAAACTGGGGATCAGAATCTTTGAAAGGAGAAGCTTTAGGGCTGCTGGAAAAAGTATTTATGTCAAGGGAAATGGTTGATTTCTACGGGCCAACAGCTCGACTACATCTTGCGCGTTTAACAGGAGGTAGAATTTATGAAGATGGACATCTCCAAAGGAAAGCTGCTAGAGTCTTGTTACTTATCGATCGCCAATCCAGATCATCTAGATCTCTTGTTGCAGGAATATCTGGTTTATAA